From a single Hymenobacter sp. YIM 151500-1 genomic region:
- a CDS encoding SAM-dependent methyltransferase gives MNTPGTLYLIPTVLADDTAAQVLPPQVAERVAALSYFLVENARTARRFIKSVAPQQVIEELSLTVIDKDSTEAQIQAALHPVAAGQDAGVLSEAGCPGIADPGAELARRAHQLGLRVVPLVGPSSLLLALMASGMNGQSFAFHGYLPIERPRRVAALKQLEKQAISQHQTQLFIETPYRNQQLLDDLLATLQPGTRLCVAASLTAPTEYVRTDTIAGWRKQGAPQLHKQPAVFLIGA, from the coding sequence TTGAACACGCCCGGCACGCTCTACCTTATTCCTACCGTTTTGGCCGACGACACGGCCGCCCAGGTGCTGCCGCCCCAGGTGGCCGAGCGGGTGGCGGCACTGTCGTACTTTCTGGTTGAAAATGCCCGCACGGCTCGGCGCTTCATCAAGAGCGTGGCCCCGCAGCAGGTAATCGAAGAGCTGAGCCTTACTGTAATCGACAAGGACAGCACCGAGGCCCAGATTCAGGCGGCCCTGCACCCCGTAGCGGCTGGCCAGGATGCCGGCGTGTTGTCCGAAGCGGGCTGCCCCGGCATTGCCGACCCCGGCGCCGAGCTGGCCCGCCGCGCCCATCAGCTGGGCCTGCGCGTGGTGCCGCTGGTGGGGCCTTCGTCGCTGCTACTGGCCCTCATGGCTTCCGGAATGAACGGGCAGAGCTTCGCCTTCCACGGCTACCTGCCCATCGAGCGGCCCCGGCGCGTAGCGGCCCTAAAGCAACTGGAAAAGCAGGCCATCAGCCAGCACCAAACCCAGCTCTTTATCGAAACGCCCTACCGCAACCAGCAGCTCCTCGATGACTTGCTGGCCACCCTTCAGCCCGGCACCCGCCTCTGCGTAGCCGCCAGCCTTACGGCTCCCACTGAGTACGTCCGCACTGACACCATAGCCGGCTGGCGCAAGCAAGGCGCGCCCCAGCTGCACAAGCAACCCGCCGTTTTCCTAATAGGGGCGTAG
- a CDS encoding OmpA family protein has product MKKHLLSLLAATALLASCSDLKKPEEKDQLSEATADTAVVARDGQTVGEVAANAGAAVENAWDMTKANLADVKLEEIDLPEISVRGDDRYNVYALEEKVLFDTDKAEIKPTATRALSEISSSIARRYRGNEVRILGFADSRGDKDYNRELSAKRAAAVKDWLVKNGQMPADKVSIEPMGEEAPVASNATAAGRQENRRVEIAVLK; this is encoded by the coding sequence ATGAAAAAACACCTGCTCTCTCTCCTGGCTGCTACGGCCCTGTTGGCCTCGTGCAGCGACCTGAAAAAGCCCGAAGAAAAAGACCAGCTCTCGGAAGCCACCGCCGACACCGCCGTGGTAGCCCGCGACGGCCAGACCGTGGGCGAAGTGGCCGCCAATGCTGGCGCCGCCGTGGAAAACGCCTGGGACATGACCAAGGCCAACCTGGCCGACGTGAAGCTGGAAGAAATTGACCTGCCCGAAATCTCGGTGCGCGGCGACGACCGGTACAACGTGTACGCCCTCGAAGAGAAAGTGCTGTTCGACACCGATAAAGCCGAAATCAAGCCCACGGCCACTCGGGCTCTGTCTGAAATCAGCTCGTCGATTGCCCGCCGCTACCGGGGCAACGAGGTGCGCATACTGGGCTTCGCTGACTCGCGCGGCGACAAAGACTACAACCGGGAGCTGAGCGCCAAGCGGGCCGCCGCCGTGAAAGACTGGCTGGTGAAAAACGGCCAGATGCCCGCCGACAAGGTGAGCATTGAGCCCATGGGCGAAGAAGCTCCCGTGGCTTCCAACGCCACCGCCGCCGGCCGCCAGGAAAACCGCCGCGTTGAAATTGCCGTGCTTAAGTAG
- a CDS encoding carboxypeptidase-like regulatory domain-containing protein, with protein MLQRVLSSLFLALLLPILGFAQENKISGRIVDDKTKEPIPFASIGLKEEQTGALTNEYGYFQMAMPDKNPQDSLIVNALGYFRKAILIKPGIKVQDMIIEVPKRAIELKNVTVTGGKIKDLQLGSKSSTPGEGMIQGMPGSQYAFFVKNDKNKKLGNVRSVSFYIGENGFPREPFRVRLYKADGNYNSPNTDLLTENIVVSAPKGGEWYTVDLTQYNIEAPTEGFFVAMEWIVSGDKFYTTNFMDNYTPYGQILRPTFEFKESRTWNYTIGRGWSLITLANGGQRYNAMIRAEVDQIKD; from the coding sequence ATGCTCCAACGCGTACTCTCTTCTCTCTTTCTAGCCCTTCTGTTGCCGATTCTGGGTTTTGCTCAGGAGAACAAAATATCGGGCCGTATTGTCGATGACAAAACCAAGGAGCCCATTCCATTTGCCTCCATCGGCTTGAAGGAAGAGCAAACCGGTGCCCTGACCAACGAGTACGGCTATTTCCAGATGGCCATGCCCGACAAGAACCCCCAGGACTCGCTGATTGTTAACGCCCTGGGTTATTTCCGCAAGGCTATTCTCATCAAGCCCGGCATCAAGGTGCAGGACATGATTATTGAGGTGCCGAAGCGGGCCATCGAGCTGAAAAACGTAACGGTAACGGGTGGTAAAATCAAAGATTTGCAGCTAGGCTCGAAGTCGAGTACGCCGGGCGAAGGCATGATTCAGGGCATGCCGGGCAGCCAGTACGCTTTCTTTGTGAAGAACGACAAGAACAAGAAGCTCGGCAACGTCCGCTCGGTGTCGTTTTACATCGGCGAAAACGGCTTCCCCCGCGAGCCATTCCGGGTGCGCCTCTACAAAGCCGACGGCAACTACAACTCGCCCAACACCGACCTGCTGACCGAAAACATTGTGGTGTCGGCTCCGAAAGGCGGCGAGTGGTACACGGTTGACCTGACCCAGTACAACATCGAGGCCCCGACCGAAGGCTTTTTCGTGGCGATGGAGTGGATTGTGAGTGGTGACAAGTTCTACACCACCAACTTCATGGACAACTACACGCCCTACGGCCAGATTCTGCGCCCCACGTTCGAGTTCAAAGAAAGCCGCACCTGGAACTACACCATCGGCCGCGGCTGGAGCCTGATTACCCTGGCCAACGGCGGCCAGCGCTACAACGCCATGATCCGGGCCGAAGTAGACCAGATCAAAGACTAA
- the feoB gene encoding ferrous iron transport protein B — MAVGQLLTGRAGAGASAAQLEYAAVRHPGPLTRIALVGNPNSGKSSLFNQLTGLNQKVGNFPGVTVDRKTGLSQLTPQHRAEIIDLPGTYSLYPKSLDEKVITDLFYDKTSPHYPDFVVVTVDASNLRRNLLLFTQLADLGLPTVLALNMMDVAEQHGVHIDVAALQQELGVPVIPMNARKGIGVAALKIVMAQMLDAPTVQFYEPEAELLPMIRQIRYYFNLHNDYLALHYAHQYRHIRQLSADDRAYIQELVQQYGFEPTARQAQETISRYARINDILLNCVSVTRTERNEPYSNRLDRVLTHKVWGYLIFFGVLFLMFQAVFAWASWPMELIDQGVAWINGLIQTNFSGPLINLLTEGVLAGLGGVLIFIPQIALLFAFIAVLEETGYMARVTFMMDRIMRRFGLNGKSIVPLISGVACAVPAIMSARTIENRKDRLITIFVTPLMSCSARIPVYTVLIGLVVPDVPVLGVFNLRGVALMGLYLLGFFAAILSAWAMKLLLKTQERSYFIMEFPVYRWPRWKNVALTIVEKVKTFVLQAGKVILAISILLWVLASYGPGTDMERAEAQARTEAARRRLTPEQTDAHVASEKLESSYAGRFGHFIEPAIRPLGFDWKIGISLLTSFAAREVFVGTMSTIYSVGQDADELTVQQKLAAEKDDNGQPFFTPVRAFSLLVFYVFAMQCMSTLAATYRETKGWKWPILQLVYMTGLAYVSSLLVYQLLK; from the coding sequence ATGGCAGTCGGGCAACTCCTTACCGGCCGGGCCGGCGCAGGTGCTTCGGCAGCCCAGCTGGAATACGCCGCCGTGCGGCACCCCGGCCCGCTCACGCGCATTGCGCTGGTGGGCAATCCTAACTCCGGCAAGTCCTCGCTGTTCAACCAGCTCACGGGCCTTAATCAGAAGGTGGGCAACTTTCCGGGTGTGACGGTGGACCGCAAAACGGGCCTGAGCCAGCTCACGCCCCAGCACCGCGCCGAAATCATTGACCTGCCGGGCACCTACTCGCTCTATCCCAAGAGCCTCGACGAGAAGGTTATTACCGACCTGTTCTACGACAAAACCAGCCCCCACTACCCCGACTTTGTGGTGGTGACGGTGGACGCCAGCAACCTGCGCCGCAACCTGCTGCTGTTCACCCAACTCGCCGACCTGGGCTTGCCCACGGTGCTGGCCCTGAACATGATGGACGTGGCCGAGCAGCACGGCGTGCACATTGATGTGGCGGCCTTGCAGCAGGAGCTGGGCGTGCCCGTTATTCCGATGAATGCCCGCAAAGGCATTGGGGTGGCGGCCCTCAAGATTGTCATGGCGCAGATGCTGGACGCGCCCACCGTGCAGTTCTACGAGCCCGAAGCCGAGCTGCTGCCCATGATTCGGCAGATTCGCTACTACTTCAACCTGCACAACGACTACCTGGCCCTGCACTACGCCCACCAGTACCGTCACATCCGGCAGCTGTCGGCCGACGACCGGGCGTATATTCAGGAGCTGGTGCAGCAGTACGGCTTCGAGCCCACGGCCCGGCAGGCCCAGGAAACCATCAGCCGCTACGCCCGCATCAACGACATCCTGCTCAACTGCGTGTCCGTTACGCGCACCGAGCGGAATGAGCCTTACAGCAACCGCCTCGACCGGGTGCTGACCCACAAGGTGTGGGGCTACCTGATTTTCTTCGGGGTGCTGTTTCTGATGTTTCAGGCCGTGTTTGCCTGGGCCAGCTGGCCGATGGAGCTGATTGACCAGGGCGTGGCCTGGATCAACGGGCTGATTCAGACTAATTTCAGCGGGCCGCTGATCAACCTGCTTACCGAGGGTGTGCTGGCGGGCCTGGGCGGGGTGCTGATTTTCATTCCGCAGATTGCCTTGCTTTTCGCCTTCATTGCCGTGCTGGAGGAAACCGGCTACATGGCCCGCGTCACGTTTATGATGGACCGGATTATGCGGCGCTTCGGACTGAACGGCAAGAGCATCGTGCCCCTGATTTCGGGGGTGGCCTGCGCCGTGCCGGCCATTATGAGTGCGCGCACCATCGAAAACCGCAAGGACCGGCTCATTACCATCTTCGTTACGCCGCTGATGTCGTGCTCGGCGCGCATTCCGGTGTACACGGTGCTGATTGGGCTGGTGGTGCCCGACGTGCCGGTGCTGGGTGTGTTCAACCTGCGCGGAGTGGCCCTGATGGGCTTGTACCTGCTGGGCTTCTTCGCGGCTATTTTGTCGGCCTGGGCCATGAAGCTGCTGCTGAAGACCCAGGAGCGGAGCTACTTCATCATGGAGTTTCCGGTGTACCGCTGGCCGCGCTGGAAAAACGTGGCCCTGACCATCGTGGAAAAGGTGAAAACCTTTGTGCTGCAAGCCGGCAAGGTGATTCTGGCTATTTCGATTCTGCTCTGGGTGCTGGCCTCCTACGGGCCGGGCACTGATATGGAACGGGCCGAAGCCCAGGCTCGCACCGAAGCCGCCCGCCGGCGCCTCACGCCCGAGCAAACCGACGCCCACGTGGCCTCCGAAAAGCTGGAAAGCTCCTACGCCGGTCGGTTCGGCCACTTCATCGAGCCAGCCATCCGGCCCCTGGGCTTCGACTGGAAAATCGGCATTTCGCTGCTCACTTCGTTTGCGGCCCGGGAGGTATTTGTGGGCACCATGTCCACCATCTACAGCGTGGGCCAAGACGCCGACGAGCTAACCGTGCAGCAGAAGCTGGCCGCCGAGAAAGACGACAACGGACAGCCGTTCTTTACCCCGGTGCGGGCTTTTTCTCTGCTGGTGTTTTACGTGTTTGCCATGCAGTGCATGAGCACCCTGGCCGCCACCTACCGCGAAACCAAAGGCTGGAAGTGGCCGATTTTGCAGCTAGTATACATGACGGGTCTGGCCTACGTGTCGTCGTTGCTGGTGTATCAGCTGCTGAAGTAG
- a CDS encoding FeoA family protein → MSSRSPLAPSAAAPRSVKDLQLGESGTICCLKDPEMALKLLEMGCIPGTRVRLNSRAPLGCPITLVVGDTADYTLSLRVSEAATILLK, encoded by the coding sequence GTGTCCAGCCGCTCTCCGCTTGCCCCATCTGCTGCCGCGCCGCGTAGCGTGAAAGACCTCCAGCTGGGGGAGAGTGGCACCATCTGCTGCCTTAAAGACCCCGAAATGGCGTTGAAGCTGCTGGAAATGGGCTGCATTCCGGGCACGCGGGTGCGGCTCAACAGCCGGGCCCCACTGGGCTGCCCCATTACGCTGGTCGTCGGCGACACGGCCGACTACACGCTGTCGTTGCGGGTGAGCGAGGCGGCCACTATTCTTTTGAAATAG
- a CDS encoding alpha/beta hydrolase family protein codes for MTLTSGGYFATLDVPLQKISNMPVQVALRGDTVIFSVDDAASRFTGRLAPDGKGVAGTWHQPGYDVAMQLSYAVPAINTAPKARLTPPYREEEVAFTNIPVNVRFGGMLTVPPGEGPFPAVVLLSDAGSQDRDATLGDYRLLGTLADHLTRRGIAVLRFDDRGVGQSQGEPGPAVIGELMTDAQAALSFLRTRPEIDPLRLGIIGHGQGGNVALLTAAQPLPPAFVVALAAAGMPGQKLLLQQREATLRSLGSSAKEIQAELKREQALQEIIMHTADAAQRQAIVVNMLRQQTPSLDAHTAQASAADLASAYYQQFLSADPTAGLEKVACPVMLLNGTADMEVSIDSNLPVLTSRLKGNTKVVSRKLPGVNHLFQAEPAEWPLVNGRPQPVFSSLALDTIREWIAQQTKLPTKK; via the coding sequence GTGACCCTGACATCCGGAGGATATTTTGCCACCCTGGACGTGCCGTTGCAGAAAATCAGCAACATGCCCGTGCAGGTAGCCCTGCGGGGCGACACCGTCATATTCTCGGTTGATGATGCCGCCAGCCGCTTCACCGGCCGCCTGGCTCCGGATGGCAAAGGCGTGGCCGGCACCTGGCACCAGCCCGGCTACGACGTTGCCATGCAGCTGAGCTACGCCGTGCCCGCCATCAACACTGCCCCCAAAGCCCGCCTCACGCCGCCCTACCGCGAAGAGGAGGTAGCCTTCACCAACATCCCCGTCAACGTGCGCTTCGGGGGTATGCTCACGGTGCCGCCCGGCGAGGGGCCTTTCCCGGCCGTGGTGCTCCTGTCGGATGCGGGCTCCCAGGACCGTGACGCGACGCTGGGCGACTACCGGCTGCTGGGCACGCTGGCCGACCACCTCACCCGCCGCGGCATTGCCGTGCTGCGCTTCGACGACCGGGGCGTGGGGCAGTCGCAGGGCGAGCCGGGCCCGGCTGTGATAGGCGAACTGATGACGGATGCGCAGGCGGCCCTAAGCTTTTTGCGCACCCGCCCCGAAATAGACCCCCTGCGGCTGGGCATCATCGGGCACGGCCAGGGCGGCAACGTGGCGCTGCTGACAGCTGCCCAGCCCCTGCCCCCAGCCTTTGTGGTGGCGCTGGCCGCGGCCGGAATGCCCGGCCAGAAGCTGCTGCTCCAGCAGCGCGAAGCCACGCTACGGAGCCTGGGCTCCTCCGCCAAGGAAATTCAGGCGGAGCTGAAGCGGGAGCAGGCCCTGCAAGAAATTATCATGCACACGGCCGACGCCGCCCAGCGCCAGGCCATAGTGGTGAACATGCTGCGCCAGCAAACCCCTTCCCTCGACGCCCATACCGCCCAGGCCAGCGCCGCCGACCTGGCCTCGGCCTACTACCAGCAGTTCCTCAGCGCCGACCCTACCGCCGGCCTGGAAAAAGTAGCCTGCCCGGTGATGCTGCTTAACGGCACCGCCGATATGGAAGTGAGTATTGACAGCAACCTGCCCGTGCTAACCAGCCGGCTGAAAGGCAACACTAAGGTGGTAAGCCGGAAGCTGCCGGGCGTCAACCACCTGTTTCAGGCCGAGCCGGCCGAGTGGCCGCTGGTGAATGGGCGGCCCCAGCCCGTGTTTTCCAGCCTCGCCCTCGACACCATCCGGGAGTGGATTGCGCAGCAAACCAAGCTGCCCACCAAAAAATAG